One Dictyoglomus turgidum DSM 6724 DNA window includes the following coding sequences:
- the rpmG gene encoding 50S ribosomal protein L33, translating into MRVIITLACTECKERNYTTEKNKKNDPDRLELRKYCPRCKKHTLHREVR; encoded by the coding sequence ATGAGAGTAATAATAACTTTAGCTTGTACAGAATGTAAAGAGAGAAATTATACTACTGAGAAAAATAAGAAGAATGATCCAGATAGATTGGAGTTAAGAAAATATTGTCCAAGATGTAAAAAGCATACCCTTCATAGGGAAGTAAGGTAG
- a CDS encoding aspartate kinase, translated as MSLIVQKYGGTSVGSIERIKNVAQRIAKYYHSGHKLVVVVSAMGDTTDELIDMAEKLNPNPNPREMDFLLSSGERISAALTAMALQNLGIPAIALSGKQAGIMTDSVFTKANIKKIDPKRILEELEKGKVVIVAGFQGYEPEKGDVTTLGRGGSDATAVALAAVLKADICEIYTDVDGIFTADPRVVPNAKKLEFISYEEMLEMASQGAQVMQLRSVDLAATYHVPVVVRSSFNENSGTLIGEVKEVESKQKVKGIAHNKNIAKITIIGVPDKPGIAHKIFAPLGEKSINVDDIVQNVSKEGITDLSFTVSERELNEALKVVQEVAKEIGAKKVLYDNNVGKVSIVGWGIQSTPGIAAKMFGILASEGINIEMITTSEIKITCIIRRDLVEKAVRALHDGFNLGGED; from the coding sequence GTGAGCCTGATAGTACAGAAATATGGTGGAACCTCTGTCGGGTCTATTGAGAGAATTAAAAATGTGGCCCAAAGAATAGCTAAGTATTATCATAGTGGACATAAATTAGTAGTGGTAGTTTCTGCTATGGGTGATACCACTGACGAACTTATAGATATGGCGGAAAAATTAAATCCTAATCCTAATCCAAGAGAGATGGACTTTTTACTATCTTCTGGTGAAAGAATCTCTGCTGCACTTACTGCTATGGCTCTGCAAAATTTAGGAATTCCTGCTATAGCTCTATCAGGAAAACAGGCAGGAATTATGACAGATTCTGTTTTTACAAAAGCAAATATAAAAAAAATCGATCCCAAGAGAATATTGGAAGAATTAGAAAAAGGAAAAGTAGTTATTGTTGCTGGCTTCCAAGGATATGAACCTGAAAAGGGAGATGTAACAACTCTTGGAAGAGGAGGATCTGATGCAACTGCAGTAGCTCTTGCTGCTGTTTTAAAAGCAGATATATGTGAAATATATACTGATGTGGATGGTATTTTTACTGCCGATCCCAGGGTAGTACCAAATGCCAAAAAACTCGAGTTTATATCCTATGAAGAAATGTTAGAAATGGCAAGCCAAGGAGCACAGGTAATGCAACTTCGCTCTGTAGATCTTGCTGCCACATATCATGTACCAGTAGTAGTGAGATCAAGTTTTAATGAAAATTCTGGAACTTTAATAGGGGAGGTAAAGGAAGTGGAATCTAAACAGAAAGTAAAGGGTATAGCCCATAACAAAAACATTGCTAAAATAACTATTATAGGTGTCCCTGACAAACCCGGCATAGCCCACAAAATATTTGCTCCTCTTGGAGAAAAATCAATAAATGTGGACGATATAGTCCAGAATGTAAGTAAAGAAGGAATAACTGATTTATCTTTTACCGTATCTGAAAGGGAGTTGAACGAAGCTCTAAAAGTAGTGCAAGAAGTAGCAAAAGAAATTGGAGCAAAAAAGGTATTATATGATAATAACGTAGGAAAAGTTTCTATTGTGGGATGGGGAATCCAAAGCACCCCAGGAATTGCTGCCAAGATGTTTGGAATTCTTGCTTCGGAAGGAATAAATATAGAAATGATTACTACATCCGAGATTAAAATTACGTGTATAATAAGAAGAGATTTGGTAGAAAAAGCTGTTAGAGCATTACACGATGGATTTAATTTGGGAGGAGAGGACTAA
- the rplK gene encoding 50S ribosomal protein L11, with protein MPKKVVGKVKLQLPAGKATPAPPVGPALGQYGVNIMEFCKAYNAATAGQEGMIIPVEITIYEDRSFTFVTKTPPASDLLKKAAGVEKGSGEPNKVKVGKVKRSKIREIAELKMKDLNANDIEAAMRMIEGTARSMGIEIIEG; from the coding sequence TTGCCTAAAAAAGTTGTAGGAAAAGTAAAACTTCAGTTACCAGCAGGTAAAGCTACACCTGCCCCACCAGTAGGACCAGCATTAGGTCAATATGGTGTTAATATTATGGAGTTTTGTAAAGCTTATAATGCTGCTACAGCTGGACAGGAAGGAATGATTATACCTGTTGAAATAACTATTTATGAGGATAGATCCTTTACTTTTGTGACAAAGACTCCCCCTGCTTCTGATCTTTTAAAGAAGGCTGCAGGAGTGGAAAAAGGATCTGGAGAACCTAATAAAGTAAAAGTTGGAAAGGTAAAGAGAAGTAAGATAAGAGAGATAGCAGAGTTGAAGATGAAAGATTTGAATGCAAATGATATAGAGGCAGCGATGAGGATGATTGAGGGTACGGCAAGGAGTATGGGTATTGAAATAATTGAGGGTTAA
- a CDS encoding aspartate-semialdehyde dehydrogenase: MGYKIAVVGATGLVGQEMLKILYERKIPISELYAFASAKSEGTYVEFGNEKIKVEKATADGIAKAEFALFSIGEEISLELAPEIAKKGTIIIDNSNAFRMDPEVPLVIPEINPEDLKNHKNIIANPNCSTIQMLVALNPLHKRWKLKRIFVATYQSVSGKGKDAIDELLTSTSAFLKREDHPPKVFPHPIAFNLIPHIDSFEDENYTREEMKMVRETHKILHDPTIKVSPTCVRTPVIRGHSEVINAEFQDDFSLEEVFEVLSNAPGVRVLDEPSNKVYPMPIFCEGRDEVFVGRIRKDLFNPRSINMWVVSDNIRKGAALNAIQILEYLIK, from the coding sequence ATGGGATATAAAATAGCGGTAGTCGGAGCAACAGGTCTTGTAGGACAAGAGATGTTAAAGATACTTTATGAAAGAAAAATCCCCATTTCAGAATTGTATGCCTTTGCTTCTGCAAAATCTGAAGGAACATATGTGGAGTTTGGAAACGAAAAGATAAAAGTTGAAAAAGCCACGGCAGATGGAATTGCTAAGGCTGAATTTGCATTATTCTCTATTGGAGAAGAGATTAGTCTTGAACTTGCTCCTGAAATTGCAAAAAAAGGAACCATAATTATAGATAATAGCAATGCATTTAGAATGGACCCTGAAGTACCTCTTGTAATACCAGAGATAAATCCAGAGGATCTAAAAAATCATAAAAACATAATTGCAAATCCAAATTGTTCAACTATACAAATGCTCGTAGCTTTAAATCCTCTTCACAAGAGATGGAAACTTAAGAGAATATTTGTAGCAACTTATCAGTCGGTATCTGGAAAAGGAAAAGATGCTATAGACGAGCTTTTAACTTCTACTTCAGCTTTTCTTAAAAGGGAAGATCATCCTCCTAAAGTTTTTCCCCATCCTATCGCGTTTAACCTAATTCCACATATTGATAGTTTTGAAGACGAAAATTATACCAGAGAAGAGATGAAGATGGTAAGAGAAACCCATAAAATACTGCATGATCCAACTATAAAAGTTTCTCCAACCTGCGTAAGAACTCCTGTAATAAGAGGACATTCAGAAGTAATTAATGCTGAGTTTCAAGATGATTTCTCTTTGGAAGAGGTTTTTGAAGTTTTATCCAATGCACCTGGTGTAAGAGTTTTAGATGAACCTTCAAATAAGGTCTATCCAATGCCTATCTTTTGCGAAGGAAGAGATGAGGTATTTGTGGGTAGAATTCGAAAAGATTTATTTAACCCAAGATCTATAAATATGTGGGTTGTGTCAGATAATATTAGAAAAGGTGCAGCTTTAAATGCTATTCAAATTCTTGAATATTTAATAAAATAA
- the thrB gene encoding homoserine kinase: protein MRYLIKVPATSANLGPGFDTIGICWDLYLRIDIELNSLEKRILNNNKEEIKKNDLFLQSLAYTLDYLRFKEDLKYTIKIESEIPIGKGLGSSAAAILGGIFTAEIIANKKLEKFEKIKIALNFENHIDNLSACLEGGVVICLKNENEIFFSKLPVYSNIYGVIFIPKYTLSTESARKILPQNYPKEDVIFNLQKLSFLITGLIKGDEALIDMGMDDKIHQPYRFKLVKEYNTLKEELKKFNKKLVLSGAGPSLITLTFSYKKALEILKNLENNLKNKIDGKLMVLKVNNEGIKIENL from the coding sequence ATGAGATATCTTATTAAGGTGCCTGCCACATCTGCTAACTTGGGACCTGGTTTTGATACTATAGGTATCTGTTGGGATTTATATCTTAGAATAGATATTGAGTTAAATTCCCTTGAAAAAAGGATTCTAAACAATAATAAGGAAGAGATTAAGAAGAATGACTTATTTCTTCAAAGCCTAGCCTATACATTAGACTATCTTAGGTTTAAAGAAGATCTTAAATATACTATAAAAATAGAGTCTGAGATACCCATAGGAAAAGGACTTGGGAGCAGTGCTGCCGCCATCTTAGGAGGTATATTCACAGCAGAGATAATTGCCAATAAAAAACTCGAAAAATTTGAAAAAATAAAAATTGCTTTAAATTTTGAGAATCATATTGACAATTTATCAGCTTGTTTAGAAGGAGGCGTTGTAATATGTTTAAAAAACGAAAATGAAATTTTCTTTAGCAAACTACCTGTATATAGTAACATATATGGGGTTATTTTCATTCCCAAATATACGTTATCCACAGAATCAGCAAGAAAAATTTTACCTCAAAATTATCCCAAAGAAGACGTAATATTTAATTTACAAAAACTAAGTTTTTTAATAACAGGATTAATTAAAGGTGATGAAGCTCTAATAGACATGGGGATGGATGATAAAATTCACCAACCTTACAGATTTAAACTAGTAAAAGAGTATAATACCCTTAAAGAGGAATTAAAAAAGTTTAATAAAAAGTTAGTACTAAGCGGAGCTGGACCTTCATTAATAACTCTAACATTCTCTTATAAAAAAGCCCTTGAAATTTTGAAAAACTTAGAAAATAATTTAAAAAATAAAATTGATGGTAAACTTATGGTTCTAAAAGTTAATAATGAAGGAATTAAAATAGAAAATCTCTAA
- the rplJ gene encoding 50S ribosomal protein L10 → MPKPEKIQKVEELYQKMLNANALIFTEFKGLSVADLTQLRGKIRPLNAEYRVVKNTLALRAIQRMYPDKDLEKFFVGPTAITYCYDDPFGVLKALVDYAKDHELLKFKGGIIDGEVYSADEIRELAKLPPKEVILSQVVGSISAPLSSLVWNLKWPVNKLVWTLDAIAKEKEKISINQ, encoded by the coding sequence TTGCCAAAACCAGAGAAAATACAGAAGGTTGAAGAGTTATATCAAAAAATGCTGAATGCTAATGCTCTAATTTTTACAGAATTCAAAGGCTTATCAGTTGCTGATTTAACTCAACTAAGAGGAAAGATAAGACCCTTAAATGCAGAATACCGAGTAGTAAAGAATACTTTAGCTCTTCGTGCAATTCAAAGAATGTACCCAGATAAAGATTTAGAAAAATTCTTCGTAGGACCTACTGCAATAACCTATTGTTATGATGATCCTTTTGGCGTTTTGAAGGCCCTTGTGGATTATGCAAAGGATCATGAATTATTGAAGTTTAAAGGCGGAATAATAGATGGGGAAGTTTATTCTGCTGATGAGATTAGAGAGTTAGCTAAACTTCCTCCAAAGGAAGTCATACTATCTCAGGTGGTTGGATCTATCTCTGCACCATTATCTTCTCTTGTGTGGAATTTAAAATGGCCTGTTAATAAGCTGGTTTGGACTTTAGACGCTATTGCTAAAGAAAAAGAAAAAATTTCAATAAATCAATAA
- the tuf gene encoding elongation factor Tu codes for MAKEKFVRTKPHVNIGTIGHVDHGKTTLTSAITMALAAEGLAKPLKYEDIDKAPEERARGVTINLAHVEYETPNRHYAHIDAPGHADYIKNMITGAAQMDGAILVVSAADGPMPQTREHILLARQVNVPYIVVFLNKIDMVDDPEIIDLVEMEVRDLLTKYGYPGDEVPVVRGSALKALEVLFQNPNTKRGENKWVDAIWELMDAVDNYIPIPERDVDKPFLMPIEDIFSITGRGTVVTGRVERGRVKVGDEVEIVGLSDEIKRSVVTGVEMFRKQLDEAIAGDNIGILLRGIDKDEVERGQVVAAPGTIKPHTHFKAQVYVLKKEEGGRHTPFFSGYKPQFYFRTTDVTGEIKLPEGVQMVMPGDNIEMEIKLIKPVALEEGLRFAIREGGRTVGAGVITKIIE; via the coding sequence ATGGCGAAGGAGAAATTTGTAAGGACGAAGCCACATGTGAATATAGGTACGATAGGGCATGTAGACCATGGGAAGACGACATTAACTTCAGCCATAACGATGGCATTAGCTGCGGAAGGGTTAGCGAAGCCATTGAAGTACGAAGACATAGACAAAGCGCCTGAGGAGAGGGCGAGGGGAGTGACGATAAATTTAGCGCATGTGGAGTATGAGACGCCCAACAGGCATTATGCGCACATAGATGCGCCAGGGCATGCTGACTATATAAAGAACATGATAACGGGTGCTGCGCAGATGGATGGAGCCATATTGGTAGTATCAGCTGCGGATGGTCCGATGCCCCAGACGAGGGAGCACATATTACTTGCGAGGCAAGTTAATGTTCCATACATAGTAGTATTTTTGAACAAGATAGACATGGTAGATGATCCGGAGATAATAGACTTAGTGGAGATGGAGGTAAGGGACTTACTGACGAAGTATGGATATCCAGGGGATGAGGTACCAGTTGTGAGGGGGTCAGCGTTAAAGGCATTAGAGGTATTATTTCAGAATCCCAACACGAAGAGAGGGGAGAACAAGTGGGTAGATGCGATATGGGAATTAATGGATGCGGTAGACAATTACATACCGATACCAGAGAGGGATGTAGACAAGCCATTTTTAATGCCAATAGAGGACATATTTAGTATAACAGGGAGAGGTACAGTAGTTACAGGTAGAGTAGAGAGAGGAAGGGTGAAGGTAGGGGATGAAGTAGAGATAGTAGGATTAAGTGATGAGATAAAGAGGAGTGTAGTGACTGGGGTAGAGATGTTCAGGAAGCAATTAGATGAAGCGATAGCAGGGGATAACATAGGGATACTATTAAGAGGGATAGACAAAGACGAAGTAGAGAGGGGGCAAGTAGTAGCGGCGCCGGGTACTATAAAGCCCCACACACATTTCAAAGCGCAGGTATATGTATTGAAGAAGGAAGAAGGAGGGAGGCACACGCCCTTTTTCAGTGGATACAAGCCGCAATTTTACTTTAGGACGACAGATGTAACAGGGGAGATAAAATTGCCAGAGGGTGTACAGATGGTGATGCCAGGGGACAACATAGAGATGGAGATAAAATTAATCAAGCCAGTAGCATTAGAGGAAGGTTTAAGGTTTGCTATAAGAGAAGGTGGAAGAACAGTTGGTGCAGGTGTCATAACTAAAATTATTGAATAA
- the rplA gene encoding 50S ribosomal protein L1: protein MAKRGKRYQQLLSLIEKGRLYSPKEAVSLVKKLATAKFDETINLAVRLGVDPRHADQQVRGTVVLPYGTGKEKKVLVFAEGEKAQEAREAGADYVGGEDLVKQIESGWLDFDVAIATPDIMGTLKIPSRLGKILGPRGLMPNPKTGTVTNDIAKAVKEYKAGRVEFRTDRYGIVHVPIGKASFSEEALYKNLMTVLGTLLRLKPAAAKGQYFKSIYISPSMGPSVPIDTKNIADLVKQEEAA, encoded by the coding sequence ATGGCAAAAAGAGGTAAGAGATATCAGCAGTTGCTTTCTCTGATTGAAAAAGGAAGATTATATTCTCCAAAGGAGGCTGTAAGTTTAGTTAAAAAACTTGCAACAGCAAAGTTTGACGAGACCATAAATCTAGCTGTAAGACTTGGCGTGGATCCAAGACATGCAGATCAACAAGTTAGAGGAACAGTTGTTTTACCTTACGGCACAGGTAAAGAAAAGAAAGTCTTGGTTTTTGCTGAGGGAGAAAAGGCTCAGGAAGCAAGAGAGGCCGGAGCAGATTATGTAGGTGGAGAAGATCTAGTAAAGCAGATTGAAAGCGGATGGCTTGATTTTGATGTAGCAATAGCTACTCCTGATATAATGGGAACCTTAAAAATTCCTTCTCGATTAGGGAAAATTTTAGGTCCAAGAGGATTAATGCCGAATCCTAAAACGGGTACCGTTACTAATGATATAGCTAAGGCTGTTAAAGAATATAAGGCTGGAAGGGTAGAATTTAGGACGGATCGATATGGAATAGTTCATGTTCCAATAGGTAAAGCCTCTTTTTCTGAAGAGGCTTTGTATAAAAACTTAATGACCGTGTTAGGAACCCTTTTAAGGCTTAAGCCAGCCGCAGCAAAAGGACAATATTTTAAAAGTATCTACATATCCCCAAGTATGGGCCCAAGTGTACCTATAGATACTAAGAATATTGCAGACCTTGTAAAACAAGAGGAGGCTGCATAG
- the nusG gene encoding transcription termination/antitermination protein NusG, with product MAEPKWFVVHTLAGHEHKVKAILERQVKLNHLEDKVFEIVVPEEKVMTVKGGKKRIQVKKVFPGYLFIRMIEDEDVIRMIRNTTGVTGFVGTPGRPSTLNPQEEHWIRRFLEQKEIRPELKVKKGDRVYIKSGPFMGYEGFVDEVYPEKGTVRVLLSIFGRETPTEIDHTQVEKTD from the coding sequence GTGGCTGAACCAAAATGGTTTGTGGTACATACTCTTGCGGGACACGAACATAAAGTTAAAGCTATATTAGAAAGGCAGGTAAAACTTAATCATTTAGAGGATAAGGTTTTTGAGATTGTTGTTCCCGAGGAGAAAGTAATGACAGTAAAGGGCGGGAAAAAGAGGATACAAGTAAAAAAAGTGTTTCCTGGATATTTGTTCATAAGAATGATTGAAGATGAGGATGTGATAAGAATGATTCGAAATACTACTGGAGTAACAGGATTTGTAGGTACCCCAGGTAGGCCAAGTACTTTAAATCCTCAAGAGGAACATTGGATAAGAAGATTCTTAGAACAGAAAGAAATAAGACCTGAGCTTAAAGTTAAAAAGGGTGACAGAGTTTATATAAAATCAGGACCCTTCATGGGATATGAGGGGTTCGTAGATGAGGTATATCCTGAAAAAGGAACAGTAAGAGTATTATTATCTATTTTTGGGAGAGAAACCCCTACTGAGATAGATCATACTCAAGTAGAAAAGACTGATTAG
- a CDS encoding S1 RNA-binding domain-containing protein, whose translation MEEISDIKLEETDLSLSIDSLVYGNILSKNKDGLWLDIGKKYDAFLPYSELSKDLKVKLEKNKDIDNIPVVITSINYREGIITVSHKKAVENKIWEELLWAYQNNEPIQCKVTDYNGRGFIVEIKNEIEGFIPAKEIDIPPINSPKYYINRRVEGKIKKINPEKKQLIISVREILEKKQEEERANLWEKIKNSQIVRGKIIKIDDEKITVDLGLGITGEVEKDEISWFPIRNIRRYYSVGDIVKAKILSLNEDSKTAKLSIKQTQPNPWSVFKEKYPEGSIVEGEIIKIAGGLVVKVDNLIGYIPVSEISWGRPSNIKNELKIGDKVRLKVLNIDEINKKIFLSMKQVEPNPWDVIDKNYKIGDIVSGKITNITEFGIFIEIKPGLEGLIPKKFLSWERTNDLFEKFKIGDTLEVKIIDLDKENKKLTLSRRDLLKDPWEDINEKYKEGQNIKGKIVEKIKDGYIVELEPGIEGFLPNTQLSFEKENEKVEFKENEEIEAKIIKINPQTRRIHLSIKALMREKLEQEMRKYLNEYTPPPLTLGEILKLKNRS comes from the coding sequence GTGGAAGAAATTTCAGACATAAAACTTGAAGAAACCGATTTATCTCTTTCCATTGATAGTTTAGTATATGGAAATATACTAAGCAAAAACAAGGATGGATTATGGCTGGATATTGGTAAAAAGTACGATGCTTTCCTACCCTATAGTGAATTATCAAAAGACCTAAAAGTGAAGCTTGAAAAGAATAAAGATATAGATAACATTCCAGTAGTAATAACATCTATAAACTATAGAGAGGGAATCATTACTGTTTCCCATAAAAAAGCTGTAGAAAATAAGATATGGGAAGAACTCTTATGGGCATACCAAAACAACGAGCCTATTCAATGCAAAGTCACAGATTATAATGGTAGAGGATTTATTGTGGAAATTAAGAATGAAATAGAAGGTTTTATTCCAGCAAAGGAAATTGATATTCCTCCTATTAACTCCCCTAAGTACTATATAAATCGAAGAGTCGAAGGAAAAATTAAAAAGATAAATCCTGAAAAAAAACAGTTAATAATCTCTGTAAGAGAGATTCTTGAGAAAAAGCAAGAAGAAGAAAGAGCAAATCTCTGGGAAAAAATAAAAAATTCCCAAATCGTGAGAGGAAAGATAATAAAAATTGACGATGAGAAAATCACCGTAGATTTAGGATTAGGAATTACAGGAGAGGTAGAAAAAGACGAAATTTCTTGGTTTCCTATTAGAAATATAAGGCGATATTACAGTGTAGGAGATATTGTAAAGGCTAAAATCTTATCTCTAAATGAAGATAGTAAAACTGCCAAATTAAGCATCAAGCAAACTCAGCCTAACCCATGGTCGGTATTTAAAGAAAAGTATCCAGAAGGCTCCATTGTAGAGGGAGAAATAATTAAAATTGCAGGAGGACTTGTAGTAAAGGTTGATAATTTAATAGGCTATATACCTGTTAGTGAAATCTCATGGGGAAGACCTTCAAACATAAAAAATGAACTAAAAATTGGAGACAAAGTTAGATTGAAAGTCCTTAATATTGATGAGATAAATAAAAAAATATTTTTAAGTATGAAACAGGTGGAACCAAATCCTTGGGATGTGATTGATAAAAATTATAAAATTGGCGATATTGTTTCGGGAAAAATAACAAATATTACGGAATTTGGAATATTTATTGAAATCAAGCCAGGACTCGAGGGGCTCATACCCAAAAAGTTCCTTTCCTGGGAGAGAACAAATGACCTATTTGAAAAGTTTAAAATTGGAGATACACTAGAAGTAAAGATTATAGACCTGGATAAAGAAAATAAAAAACTAACTTTAAGTAGAAGAGATCTATTGAAAGATCCCTGGGAAGACATAAATGAAAAATATAAAGAAGGACAAAATATTAAAGGAAAAATAGTAGAAAAAATAAAAGATGGTTACATCGTAGAGTTAGAACCCGGCATAGAGGGATTTTTACCTAATACTCAGCTTTCTTTTGAAAAAGAAAATGAAAAAGTAGAATTCAAAGAAAACGAAGAAATTGAGGCAAAAATAATTAAAATAAATCCCCAAACAAGAAGAATACACCTTTCTATCAAGGCTTTGATGAGAGAAAAATTAGAGCAAGAAATGAGAAAATACTTAAACGAATATACTCCGCCCCCACTAACTCTTGGAGAAATCTTAAAACTCAAAAACAGAAGCTAA
- the secE gene encoding preprotein translocase subunit SecE: MSRKISVVDRIKSFWVDEKLELKKVMWPDKNKVLQLSLALGVTLILLILIISLYDFIFGILSRLILGSFTG, encoded by the coding sequence ATGAGTAGGAAAATATCGGTCGTAGATAGGATAAAGAGTTTCTGGGTTGACGAGAAATTAGAGCTCAAAAAAGTAATGTGGCCAGACAAAAATAAAGTTCTTCAACTTTCTTTAGCTTTAGGTGTAACTTTAATATTGTTAATTCTTATTATTTCTTTATATGATTTTATTTTTGGTATTTTGAGTAGATTAATTCTTGGAAGTTTTACGGGGTAG
- a CDS encoding metal-dependent hydrolase: MLLLQAILRISNIPIQEILTPWGLGISVGTLVGTFIPDIDAPKSEISKRILPAKTLLNMLIPLLSFILSFSLFTFLDLKSTLNTIAQKSIFFLLIFIGVLLILNLIFNSLLKPLFEHRGLLHSLTGLTFLNILLSIFYINNLKNLPLNLSYFYNGFYTGINIGYLGHIIGDFFTYQGIRPFYPVKWKISLRIFRTNSLQEKVLFYILSLANLILLLQNILQ; encoded by the coding sequence ATGCTACTTTTGCAAGCAATTTTAAGAATTTCAAATATTCCTATTCAAGAAATATTAACCCCATGGGGTTTAGGTATATCCGTAGGAACCCTGGTAGGAACATTTATTCCAGATATTGATGCGCCAAAGTCTGAAATCTCTAAAAGAATCTTGCCTGCAAAGACCTTATTAAACATGTTAATACCATTACTAAGTTTTATTTTATCTTTCTCCCTTTTCACTTTTTTAGATCTCAAATCTACTCTAAATACCATTGCACAAAAATCAATTTTTTTCCTTTTAATCTTTATAGGAGTTTTACTTATATTAAACCTCATTTTTAATTCTCTTTTAAAACCACTTTTTGAACATAGGGGTCTCCTACATAGCTTGACAGGTTTGACCTTTTTAAACATACTACTTTCTATATTTTATATTAACAACCTTAAAAACCTTCCACTAAATCTCAGCTATTTCTATAATGGTTTCTATACAGGCATCAATATCGGGTATTTAGGCCATATAATCGGAGACTTCTTTACCTACCAAGGGATAAGACCCTTTTATCCAGTAAAATGGAAAATCTCTTTAAGGATATTTAGAACCAACAGTCTCCAAGAAAAAGTACTATTCTATATATTATCCCTTGCAAATCTTATTCTTTTATTACAAAATATACTCCAATAA
- the rplL gene encoding 50S ribosomal protein L7/L12 → MNKEEIIQAIKEMKVIELVELVKALEEEFGVSAAMPVAAVGAPVAGAAAAAPVEEKTTFDVILKDAGANKIKVLKVVREITGLGLKEAKDLVDSTPKPIKEGVSKQEAEEIKAKLEAEGAVVEIK, encoded by the coding sequence ATGAATAAAGAGGAAATTATTCAAGCTATAAAAGAAATGAAAGTGATCGAACTGGTAGAGTTAGTAAAGGCTCTTGAGGAGGAATTTGGTGTTAGTGCAGCAATGCCTGTGGCAGCTGTAGGAGCACCTGTAGCTGGAGCAGCGGCAGCAGCTCCTGTTGAGGAAAAAACTACCTTTGACGTAATTTTAAAGGATGCTGGAGCTAATAAGATAAAGGTGCTCAAAGTAGTAAGAGAAATCACAGGACTTGGTTTGAAAGAAGCAAAAGATCTTGTGGATTCTACACCTAAACCTATAAAAGAAGGCGTATCTAAACAAGAGGCAGAAGAAATTAAAGCTAAATTAGAAGCAGAAGGGGCAGTAGTGGAGATTAAGTAA